From the genome of Lutzomyia longipalpis isolate SR_M1_2022 chromosome 2, ASM2433408v1, one region includes:
- the LOC129791131 gene encoding receptor-type tyrosine-protein phosphatase N2 isoform X2: protein MVKYGRKKWTILWTGFIFAIHLNFYCAVAVGNIGCLFAESLCEDQLEWCYDDFAFGICLPNYGVQPEQLIRQPLTEEQSGLLATMLEELEGAGLTWEHPFVQCRIQGALYALRNDAPMPHNLCAGLTPDPQILDPQSPLAFVRFSPPTENFADEVYIPPPKKSLPLRNQLDYNRQLDEASSLEYENVRKKNTQAIDPKAVDELSEEILRELLEEQERLRAEQGRHRAQNHENPLESIHRSHFKENDDALREELLNELEQRERVKQYNEMPTTSFREVAMNRNIPEVYFYARPHEESSSNELPQEVYYARESPQNALEHFRGNTYGDGTEVVRKNHPAKESGVYTEGGVVYLPDRGNQESDGEDKEQTRNMLANMLGFTRHERLDVKKPGPPAAPPPSSQSPHEAPKLSVVPQGNKEVLPAHFMMDESPKIKKVLHDGTDEDHAPHSVDMEYAHVIFKTPIDSWRDGARIVTALSEMLHMQTYFTHPRVDRHEVSFRVEANPEKKTASDIARAINDSRVRNNLSRRLGVVVIRAGVGDKTKEDPYGAVTSAKVEFKEEGPDVTHVMAYMFAGAGAAAVIVIIITLFLIKRHDRKRDKLSGLNAGLPPDSCSKDYQELCRARMAGKGDGGNGGRITSLSKENEGRPPSSRSSTSSWSEEPVTNMDISTGHMVLSYMEDHLRNKGRLQREWEALCRYEAEPNAREAALQKQCTLFNRTGAPLPYDHSRVVLNHLSNADGLDYINASTITDHDPRAPAYVAAQGPIQATISHFWQMIWEQGAVVIVALCRLQENGEAACARYWPEEGAQVYHIYEVHLVSEHIWCDDYLVRSFYLKNLQTGETRTVTQFHFLSWPQTGIPTSAKALLEFRRKVNKSYRGRSCPIVVHSSNGAGRTGAYILLDLVLARMNKGAREIDIAATLEHLRDQRAALVATRQQFEFVLMAVAEEVHAILKALPTANAQEKRDVEKEVLKEHPDTDEKPKVEAEKKAEKK, encoded by the exons ATGGTGAAGTATGGAAGGAAGAAATGGACAATTCTCTGGACAGGCTTCATTTTTGCCATCCACCTCAACTTCTACTGTGCCGTGGCTGTTGGAAATATAG GTTGCCTATTTGCCGAATCCCTGTGCGAGGATCAACTAGAATGGTGTTACGATG ATTTCGCATTCGGCATTTGTCTCCCAAATTATGGCGTACAACCCGAACAACTTATCCGTCAGCCACTCACAGAGGAGCAATCCGGGCTTTTGGCAACGATGCTAGAGGAGTTGGAGGGAGCCGGTCTGACGTGGGAGCATCCATTTGTACAGTGCCGCATCCAAGGTGCCCTCTATGCTCTTCGCAACGACGCCCCCATGCCGCACAATCTCTGTGCCGGACTGACGCCTGATCCCCAAATCCTAGACCCTCAGAGCCCTCTGGCCTTTGTGCGATTCTCTCCGCCAACGGAAAATTTTGCCGATGAGGTGTACATCCCACCACCCAAGAAAAGCCTCCCCCTTAG AAATCAATTGGATTACAATCGTCAATTGGATGAAGCATCATCATTGGAGTACGAGAACGTGAGGAAGAAAAACACTCAGGCAATTGATCCAAAAGCAGTCGATGAGTTGAGTGAAGAAATCCTGAGAGAATTGTTGGAGGAACAGGAGAGGCTGCGTGCTGAACAGGGCAGACATCGTGCTCAAAATCATGAGAATCCCCTCGAGAGTATCCACAGATCTCATTTCAAG GAAAATGATGATGCTCTCAGGGAGGAGCTACTGAATGAATTGGAGCAAAGGGAAAGGGTGAAACAGTACAATGAGATGCCAACAACATCATTCAGAGAAGTAGCTATGAATAGAAACATCCCGGAAGTTTATTTCTATGCACGGCCACACGAGGAGAGCAGCAGCAATGAGTTGCCCCAGGAAGTTTACTATGCCCGTGAATCCCCACAAAATGCTCTTGAGCACTTTCGGGGCAATACTTATGGTGATGGCACAGAGGTGGttcgtaaaaatcatcccGCAAAGGAGTCTGGCGTTTATACAGAAGGGGGTGTTGTTTATTTACCAGATAGAGGCAATCAGGAGTCTG ATGGGGAAGATAAAGAGCAGACGAGGAACATGTTGGCCAATATGTTGGGATTTACACGACATGAGCGTCTGGATGTGAAGAAACCCGGACCTCCAGCAGCACCACCACCATCAAGTCAGAGCCCTCATGAGGCACCCAAATTGTCAGTAGTACCCCAGGGAAACAAGGAAGTTCTACCAGCGCACTTTATGA TGGATGAAAGCCCAAAGATAAAGAAAGTTTTGCACGATGGAACAGATGAGGATCATGCGCCACATTCAGTGGACATGGAGTATGCACATGTAATCTTCAAGACCCCCATTGATAGTTGGCGCGATGGGGCACGCATTGTAACGGCCCTTTCGGAGATGCTCCACATGCAGACCTACTTCACACATCCCAGAGTAGATCGGCACGAGGTGTCTTTCCGTGTTGAGGCAAATCCCGAAAAGAAGACCGCCTCGGACATTGCACGAGCCATCAATGACAGTCGCGTGCGAAATAATCTCTCCAGGCGTCTCGGGGTGGTGGTAATACGTGCTGGTGTGGGTGATAAGACAAAGGAGGATCCCTATGGAGCAGTAACGAGTGCCAAGGTGGAATTTAAGGAAGAGGGCCCTGATGTTACCCACGTGATGGCATACATGTTTGCCGGAGCGGGTGCTGCTGCCGTGATTGTCATTATCATCACACTCTTCCTCATTAAGCGCCACGACCGGAAGCGTGACAAGCTCAGTGGGCTCAATGCGGGACTTCCGCCAGACAGCTGCAGCAAAGACTACCAAGAGCTCTGTCGTGCTAGGATGGCCGGGAAGGGTGATGGTGGGAATGGGGGACGAATTACGTCATTGTCTAAAGAGAACGAAGGACGCCCACCATCATCTCGAAGCAGCACATCATCCTGGAGTGAGGAACCTGTTACGAATATGGATATCTCAACCGGACATATGGTTTTG TCTTACATGGAAGATCATCTGAGGAATAAGGGACGTCTGCAGAGGGAATGGGAGGCATTGTGTCGCTATGAAGCTGAACCAAATGCCCGAGAAGCTGCTCTGCAGAAGCAGTGCACACTTTTCAATCGCACCGGTGCCCCATTGCCCTATGATCACTCACGTGTCGTACTGAATCACCTGTCGAATGCCGATGGCTTGGACTACATCAATGCATCCACAATTACTGATCACGATCCCCGGGCACCGGCTTATGTTGCCGCCCAGGGACCCATTCAGGCCACCATCTCGCACTTCTGGCAGATGATTTGGGAACAGGGAGCCGTGGTGATTGTGGCACTTTGTCGCCTCCAGGAGAATGGAGAGGCTGCGTGTGCACGGTATTGGCCAGAGGAGGGGGCACAAGTGTATCACATCTATGAGGTGCACCTCGTGAGTGAACATATTTGGTGCGATGACTACCTCGTGCGCTCCTTCTATCTGAAAAACCTGCAGACAGGTGAGACGCGCACTGTGACCCAATTCCATTTCCTTTCGTGGCCACAAACTGGAATCCCAACATCGGCAAAGGCACTTCTTGAATTCCGGCGAAAGGTGAACAAATCCTACCGCGGACGCTCATGCCCGATTGTCGTTCACAgcag CAATGGTGCTGGACGTACTGGAGCCTACATTCTGCTGGATTTGGTCCTGGCGCGTATGAACAAGGGGGCACGTGAGATTGACATTGCGGCAACACTGGAGCACTTGCGCGATCAGCGTGCTGCACTCGTGGCGACACGGCAGCAATTTGAATTTGTCCTCATGGCTGTTGCAGAGGAGGTGCATGCAATCCTCAAGGCTCTTCCAACGGCAAATGCACAAGAGAAGCGTGATGTGGAGAAGGAGGTGCTAAAGGAGCATCCGGATACAGATGAAAAACCCAAAGTTGAGGCAGAGAAGAAAGCtgagaagaagtaa
- the LOC129791131 gene encoding receptor-type tyrosine-protein phosphatase N2 isoform X1 — protein sequence MVKYGRKKWTILWTGFIFAIHLNFYCAVAVGNIGCLFAESLCEDQLEWCYDDFAFGICLPNYGVQPEQLIRQPLTEEQSGLLATMLEELEGAGLTWEHPFVQCRIQGALYALRNDAPMPHNLCAGLTPDPQILDPQSPLAFVRFSPPTENFADEVYIPPPKKSLPLRNQLDYNRQLDEASSLEYENVRKKNTQAIDPKAVDELSEEILRELLEEQERLRAEQGRHRAQNHENPLESIHRSHFKVSRENDDALREELLNELEQRERVKQYNEMPTTSFREVAMNRNIPEVYFYARPHEESSSNELPQEVYYARESPQNALEHFRGNTYGDGTEVVRKNHPAKESGVYTEGGVVYLPDRGNQESDGEDKEQTRNMLANMLGFTRHERLDVKKPGPPAAPPPSSQSPHEAPKLSVVPQGNKEVLPAHFMMDESPKIKKVLHDGTDEDHAPHSVDMEYAHVIFKTPIDSWRDGARIVTALSEMLHMQTYFTHPRVDRHEVSFRVEANPEKKTASDIARAINDSRVRNNLSRRLGVVVIRAGVGDKTKEDPYGAVTSAKVEFKEEGPDVTHVMAYMFAGAGAAAVIVIIITLFLIKRHDRKRDKLSGLNAGLPPDSCSKDYQELCRARMAGKGDGGNGGRITSLSKENEGRPPSSRSSTSSWSEEPVTNMDISTGHMVLSYMEDHLRNKGRLQREWEALCRYEAEPNAREAALQKQCTLFNRTGAPLPYDHSRVVLNHLSNADGLDYINASTITDHDPRAPAYVAAQGPIQATISHFWQMIWEQGAVVIVALCRLQENGEAACARYWPEEGAQVYHIYEVHLVSEHIWCDDYLVRSFYLKNLQTGETRTVTQFHFLSWPQTGIPTSAKALLEFRRKVNKSYRGRSCPIVVHSSNGAGRTGAYILLDLVLARMNKGAREIDIAATLEHLRDQRAALVATRQQFEFVLMAVAEEVHAILKALPTANAQEKRDVEKEVLKEHPDTDEKPKVEAEKKAEKK from the exons ATGGTGAAGTATGGAAGGAAGAAATGGACAATTCTCTGGACAGGCTTCATTTTTGCCATCCACCTCAACTTCTACTGTGCCGTGGCTGTTGGAAATATAG GTTGCCTATTTGCCGAATCCCTGTGCGAGGATCAACTAGAATGGTGTTACGATG ATTTCGCATTCGGCATTTGTCTCCCAAATTATGGCGTACAACCCGAACAACTTATCCGTCAGCCACTCACAGAGGAGCAATCCGGGCTTTTGGCAACGATGCTAGAGGAGTTGGAGGGAGCCGGTCTGACGTGGGAGCATCCATTTGTACAGTGCCGCATCCAAGGTGCCCTCTATGCTCTTCGCAACGACGCCCCCATGCCGCACAATCTCTGTGCCGGACTGACGCCTGATCCCCAAATCCTAGACCCTCAGAGCCCTCTGGCCTTTGTGCGATTCTCTCCGCCAACGGAAAATTTTGCCGATGAGGTGTACATCCCACCACCCAAGAAAAGCCTCCCCCTTAG AAATCAATTGGATTACAATCGTCAATTGGATGAAGCATCATCATTGGAGTACGAGAACGTGAGGAAGAAAAACACTCAGGCAATTGATCCAAAAGCAGTCGATGAGTTGAGTGAAGAAATCCTGAGAGAATTGTTGGAGGAACAGGAGAGGCTGCGTGCTGAACAGGGCAGACATCGTGCTCAAAATCATGAGAATCCCCTCGAGAGTATCCACAGATCTCATTTCAAGGTTTCACGC GAAAATGATGATGCTCTCAGGGAGGAGCTACTGAATGAATTGGAGCAAAGGGAAAGGGTGAAACAGTACAATGAGATGCCAACAACATCATTCAGAGAAGTAGCTATGAATAGAAACATCCCGGAAGTTTATTTCTATGCACGGCCACACGAGGAGAGCAGCAGCAATGAGTTGCCCCAGGAAGTTTACTATGCCCGTGAATCCCCACAAAATGCTCTTGAGCACTTTCGGGGCAATACTTATGGTGATGGCACAGAGGTGGttcgtaaaaatcatcccGCAAAGGAGTCTGGCGTTTATACAGAAGGGGGTGTTGTTTATTTACCAGATAGAGGCAATCAGGAGTCTG ATGGGGAAGATAAAGAGCAGACGAGGAACATGTTGGCCAATATGTTGGGATTTACACGACATGAGCGTCTGGATGTGAAGAAACCCGGACCTCCAGCAGCACCACCACCATCAAGTCAGAGCCCTCATGAGGCACCCAAATTGTCAGTAGTACCCCAGGGAAACAAGGAAGTTCTACCAGCGCACTTTATGA TGGATGAAAGCCCAAAGATAAAGAAAGTTTTGCACGATGGAACAGATGAGGATCATGCGCCACATTCAGTGGACATGGAGTATGCACATGTAATCTTCAAGACCCCCATTGATAGTTGGCGCGATGGGGCACGCATTGTAACGGCCCTTTCGGAGATGCTCCACATGCAGACCTACTTCACACATCCCAGAGTAGATCGGCACGAGGTGTCTTTCCGTGTTGAGGCAAATCCCGAAAAGAAGACCGCCTCGGACATTGCACGAGCCATCAATGACAGTCGCGTGCGAAATAATCTCTCCAGGCGTCTCGGGGTGGTGGTAATACGTGCTGGTGTGGGTGATAAGACAAAGGAGGATCCCTATGGAGCAGTAACGAGTGCCAAGGTGGAATTTAAGGAAGAGGGCCCTGATGTTACCCACGTGATGGCATACATGTTTGCCGGAGCGGGTGCTGCTGCCGTGATTGTCATTATCATCACACTCTTCCTCATTAAGCGCCACGACCGGAAGCGTGACAAGCTCAGTGGGCTCAATGCGGGACTTCCGCCAGACAGCTGCAGCAAAGACTACCAAGAGCTCTGTCGTGCTAGGATGGCCGGGAAGGGTGATGGTGGGAATGGGGGACGAATTACGTCATTGTCTAAAGAGAACGAAGGACGCCCACCATCATCTCGAAGCAGCACATCATCCTGGAGTGAGGAACCTGTTACGAATATGGATATCTCAACCGGACATATGGTTTTG TCTTACATGGAAGATCATCTGAGGAATAAGGGACGTCTGCAGAGGGAATGGGAGGCATTGTGTCGCTATGAAGCTGAACCAAATGCCCGAGAAGCTGCTCTGCAGAAGCAGTGCACACTTTTCAATCGCACCGGTGCCCCATTGCCCTATGATCACTCACGTGTCGTACTGAATCACCTGTCGAATGCCGATGGCTTGGACTACATCAATGCATCCACAATTACTGATCACGATCCCCGGGCACCGGCTTATGTTGCCGCCCAGGGACCCATTCAGGCCACCATCTCGCACTTCTGGCAGATGATTTGGGAACAGGGAGCCGTGGTGATTGTGGCACTTTGTCGCCTCCAGGAGAATGGAGAGGCTGCGTGTGCACGGTATTGGCCAGAGGAGGGGGCACAAGTGTATCACATCTATGAGGTGCACCTCGTGAGTGAACATATTTGGTGCGATGACTACCTCGTGCGCTCCTTCTATCTGAAAAACCTGCAGACAGGTGAGACGCGCACTGTGACCCAATTCCATTTCCTTTCGTGGCCACAAACTGGAATCCCAACATCGGCAAAGGCACTTCTTGAATTCCGGCGAAAGGTGAACAAATCCTACCGCGGACGCTCATGCCCGATTGTCGTTCACAgcag CAATGGTGCTGGACGTACTGGAGCCTACATTCTGCTGGATTTGGTCCTGGCGCGTATGAACAAGGGGGCACGTGAGATTGACATTGCGGCAACACTGGAGCACTTGCGCGATCAGCGTGCTGCACTCGTGGCGACACGGCAGCAATTTGAATTTGTCCTCATGGCTGTTGCAGAGGAGGTGCATGCAATCCTCAAGGCTCTTCCAACGGCAAATGCACAAGAGAAGCGTGATGTGGAGAAGGAGGTGCTAAAGGAGCATCCGGATACAGATGAAAAACCCAAAGTTGAGGCAGAGAAGAAAGCtgagaagaagtaa